The Amycolatopsis sp. DG1A-15b genome contains the following window.
ACAGGAACTCGGCGTTGGAGCCGGTCTTGCGGAGCTGCTCCAGCAGCTGCTCGATCGCGTGCGGGCCCGGCAACGCCCGCCGGACTTCGCGCATGGCCGCGAGTTCGCCCGGGGTGACCAGCAGTTCTTCGCGCCGGGTGCCGGAGGCGGCCACGTCGACCGCGGGGAAGACGCGCCGCTCGGCCGTCTTGCGGTCGAGCTTGAGTTCGGCGTTGCCGGTGCTCTTCAGCTCCTCGAAGAACACCGTGTCGGCCAGTGAACCGGTTTCCACCAGCGCCGACGCGACGATCGTGAGCGAACCGCCGCCCTCGACGTTCCGTGCGGCGCCGAGGATCCGCTTCATCGGCTGCAACGCGGCCGAGTCGACACCGCCGGACAGCGTGCGGCCGGATGGGCGTGCGGAAAGGTTGTACGCGCGGCCGAGCCGGGTGAGCGAATCGAGCAGCAGGACGACGTCTTCGCCGTGCTCCACCAAGCGTTTCGCGCGCTCGACGGCGAGTTCCGCGACAGCCACGTGCTCGGCCGGCGGACGGTCGAAAGTGGACGCGATCACCTCGCCGCGCACGGTCCGGCTCAGCTCGGTGACCTCTTCGGGACGTTCGTCGGCGAGCAGGACCAGCAGCCGGCAGTCGGGGTGGTTGACCGACAGCCCGTGGCCGATTTCCCGCAGCACGGTGGTTTT
Protein-coding sequences here:
- the rho gene encoding transcription termination factor Rho; its protein translation is MSFHGILDLSGKTPFARPGYRPAPEDFAVPLSLVRKHNLRPGDEITGTAEKITSVNGRDPDEPRPRFADLVPVHPDRRLLLETTPTRLLPRVLDLVTPLGRGQRALVVSPPKAGKTTVLREIGHGLSVNHPDCRLLVLLADERPEEVTELSRTVRGEVIASTFDRPPAEHVAVAELAVERAKRLVEHGEDVVLLLDSLTRLGRAYNLSARPSGRTLSGGVDSAALQPMKRILGAARNVEGGGSLTIVASALVETGSLADTVFFEELKSTGNAELKLDRKTAERRVFPAVDVAASGTRREELLVTPGELAAMREVRRALPGPHAIEQLLEQLRKTGSNAEFLFRVTGAALPEAA